One genomic segment of Streptomyces sp. NBC_00239 includes these proteins:
- a CDS encoding F0F1 ATP synthase subunit delta, with the protein MHGASREALATARERLDALTDNTSADAGKLAGELAAVTALLDREVSLRRVITDPAQAGEAKAELAGRLLGGQVGGETLDLVSGMVRSRWSQSRNLVDALEELADTAELTAAQQAGALDDVEDELFRFGRIVASSTELRAALTDRSATASAKSQLLRSLLGGKANAVTERLVARLVTHPRGRSLEGGLQSLSTLAAARRNRMVATVTTAVPLSDVQKQRLGAVLAKLYGRQMHLNLDVDPTVLGGISVRVGDEVIDGSLAERLAEVSRRMAG; encoded by the coding sequence ATGCACGGAGCGAGCCGCGAGGCACTCGCCACCGCTCGTGAGCGTCTCGACGCGCTGACGGACAACACGTCCGCCGACGCCGGGAAGCTCGCCGGTGAGCTGGCTGCCGTCACCGCGCTGCTCGACCGCGAGGTGTCGCTGCGTCGGGTCATCACGGACCCGGCGCAGGCCGGCGAGGCCAAGGCCGAGCTGGCAGGACGCCTGCTGGGCGGCCAGGTGGGCGGGGAAACCCTCGACCTGGTGTCCGGCATGGTCCGCTCCCGCTGGTCGCAGTCGCGCAACCTGGTGGACGCGCTGGAGGAGCTGGCGGACACCGCCGAGCTCACCGCCGCCCAGCAGGCCGGTGCACTCGACGACGTCGAGGACGAGCTGTTCCGCTTCGGGCGCATCGTCGCCTCGAGCACGGAGCTGCGTGCGGCCCTGACCGACCGGTCGGCCACCGCCTCCGCCAAGAGCCAGCTGCTGCGCAGCCTGCTCGGCGGCAAGGCGAACGCGGTCACCGAGCGGCTGGTCGCGCGTCTCGTCACGCACCCGCGGGGACGTAGCCTGGAAGGGGGACTCCAGTCCCTCTCCACGCTCGCCGCGGCGCGCCGCAACCGCATGGTCGCCACCGTGACCACCGCGGTTCCGCTCAGCGACGTGCAGAAGCAGCGTCTCGGTGCGGTCCTGGCCAAGCTGTACGGCCGCCAGATGCACCTGAACCTCGACGTGGACCCGACGGTCCTCGGCGGGATCTCGGTGCGCGTCGGTGACGAGGTCATCGACGGCAGCCTCGCGGAGCGCCTCGCAGAGGTGTCCCGCCGCATGGCCGGCTGA
- a CDS encoding F0F1 ATP synthase subunit B, giving the protein MIANLVQLAAEEEQNPLLPPGPELLIGTIAFAIVFFFFWKKLLPTINKVLEERREAIEGGIEKAEAAQTEAQSVLEQYKAQLAEARHEAARLRQEALEQGTALKEELRAEGQRQREEIIAAGHAQIEADRKAASQALRQDVGKLATDLAGKLVGESLEDHARQSRTIDRFLDELEEKAEAAR; this is encoded by the coding sequence GTGATCGCCAACCTGGTTCAGCTGGCGGCCGAGGAGGAGCAGAACCCGCTTCTGCCCCCCGGTCCCGAGCTGCTCATCGGCACCATCGCCTTCGCCATCGTCTTCTTCTTCTTCTGGAAGAAGCTCCTCCCGACCATCAACAAGGTTCTCGAGGAGCGCCGCGAGGCGATCGAGGGTGGCATCGAGAAGGCCGAAGCGGCTCAGACCGAGGCCCAGAGCGTGCTGGAGCAGTACAAGGCCCAGCTCGCCGAGGCCCGTCACGAGGCCGCTCGCCTGCGCCAGGAGGCGCTCGAGCAGGGCACTGCGCTCAAGGAAGAACTGCGCGCAGAGGGCCAGCGGCAGCGTGAGGAGATCATCGCTGCCGGCCACGCCCAGATCGAGGCCGACCGCAAGGCCGCCTCGCAGGCGCTGCGCCAGGACGTGGGCAAGCTCGCCACCGACCTGGCCGGCAAGCTCGTCGGCGAGTCCCTCGAGGACCACGCCCGGCAGAGCCGCACCATCGACCGCTTCCTCGACGAGCTCGAGGAGAAGGCCGAGGCGGCTCGATGA
- the atpE gene encoding ATP synthase F0 subunit C yields MSQTLAAVSGSLGSIGYGLAAIGPGVGVGIIFGNGTQALARQPEAAGLIRANQILGFAFCEALALIGIVMPFVFGK; encoded by the coding sequence ATGTCTCAGACCCTTGCAGCCGTCAGCGGTTCCCTCGGCTCCATCGGCTACGGCCTCGCCGCCATCGGCCCCGGCGTCGGCGTCGGCATCATCTTCGGTAACGGCACGCAGGCTCTCGCCCGTCAGCCCGAGGCTGCCGGCCTGATCCGCGCCAACCAGATCCTCGGCTTCGCCTTCTGTGAGGCGCTGGCCCTCATCGGCATCGTTATGCCGTTCGTGTTCGGTAAGTAA
- the atpB gene encoding F0F1 ATP synthase subunit A: protein MADNGCGFPAPGLHSFLFQPLFTVGGYEFNKVMLLALITTVLVVGFFWVAFGKAKVVPGKLQMVGEAGYDFVRRGIVYETLGKKEGEKYVPLMVSLFFFIWIMNIWSVIPLAQFPVSSIIAFPMVLAAIVYVVWVSLTFKKHGFVGFFKNVTGYDKSLGPVLPLVMVIEFFSNLIVRPFTHAVRLFANMFAGHLMLVMFTVASWYLLNGAMIPAAGVSFVMTVVMILFELFVQAVQAYVFVLLACSYIQGALAEHH, encoded by the coding sequence ATGGCCGACAACGGCTGTGGCTTCCCGGCTCCGGGCCTCCACTCGTTCCTTTTCCAGCCGCTCTTCACCGTCGGCGGGTACGAGTTCAACAAGGTGATGCTGCTCGCGCTGATCACCACCGTCCTGGTCGTCGGCTTCTTCTGGGTCGCCTTCGGTAAGGCCAAGGTCGTACCCGGCAAGCTCCAGATGGTCGGTGAAGCGGGCTACGACTTCGTCCGCCGCGGCATCGTCTACGAGACGCTGGGCAAGAAGGAGGGCGAGAAGTACGTCCCCCTGATGGTCTCGCTGTTCTTCTTCATCTGGATCATGAACATCTGGTCCGTGATCCCGCTCGCGCAGTTCCCGGTCTCCTCGATCATCGCCTTCCCGATGGTCCTGGCCGCGATCGTGTACGTGGTCTGGGTCTCGCTGACCTTCAAGAAGCACGGCTTCGTCGGCTTCTTCAAGAACGTCACCGGCTACGACAAGTCGCTCGGCCCGGTCCTGCCGCTCGTGATGGTCATCGAGTTCTTCTCGAACCTGATCGTCCGCCCCTTCACGCACGCGGTGCGACTGTTCGCGAACATGTTCGCCGGCCACCTGATGCTGGTCATGTTCACGGTCGCCTCCTGGTACCTGCTGAACGGCGCGATGATCCCGGCCGCCGGTGTCTCGTTCGTGATGACCGTGGTCATGATCCTCTTCGAACTTTTCGTGCAGGCGGTTCAGGCGTACGTGTTCGTGCTCCTCGCTTGCTCCTACATTCAGGGCGCTCTCGCCGAGCACCACTGA
- a CDS encoding MraY family glycosyltransferase, which translates to MREYLLTLCVTVAVTYLLTGPVRKFAIAVGAMPEIRARDVHREPTPRLGGIAMFGGLCAGLLVADHLENLNGVFKLTNEPRALLSGAALIWLVGVLDDKFEIDALIKLGAQMIAAGVMVMQGLTVLWLPIPGFGTVSLTQWQGNLLTVALVVITINAVNFVDGLDGLAAGMVCIASAAFFLYGYRLWYGYGIEAAAPATLFAAILMGMCLGFLPHNMHPARIFMGDSGSMLIGLVLAAGAISITGRLDPDAMAVYFDGERNATHAMVPVFIPLLLPLTIIAIPMADLTLAIVRRTWNGQSPFAADRGHLHHRLLEIGHSHSRAVLIMYFWSGLIAFGAVAYSVHSASMWIVFAIVGLSAVGLVLLLLPRFTPRAPRWAERLVPPRYRHAERAAEAAAEAALQDATAPEPAPARIVAGVSGVNGATAIGRRAQFPDRHKAESSS; encoded by the coding sequence GTGCGTGAATACCTGCTGACGCTGTGCGTCACGGTCGCGGTGACCTACCTGCTCACCGGTCCGGTGCGCAAGTTCGCGATCGCGGTCGGCGCCATGCCCGAGATCAGGGCCCGGGACGTGCACCGGGAACCGACACCGCGGCTCGGCGGGATCGCGATGTTCGGCGGCCTGTGCGCAGGCCTGCTGGTCGCGGACCACCTGGAGAACCTCAACGGGGTCTTCAAGCTCACGAACGAGCCGCGGGCGCTGCTCTCCGGGGCGGCCCTGATCTGGCTCGTCGGTGTGCTCGACGACAAGTTCGAGATCGACGCCCTCATCAAGCTCGGCGCGCAGATGATCGCCGCGGGCGTGATGGTCATGCAGGGCCTGACCGTGCTGTGGCTGCCGATCCCCGGCTTCGGCACGGTCTCGCTGACCCAGTGGCAGGGCAACCTGCTCACCGTCGCGCTCGTCGTGATCACCATCAACGCGGTGAACTTCGTGGACGGCCTCGACGGCCTCGCGGCCGGCATGGTCTGCATCGCGTCCGCCGCGTTCTTCCTGTACGGCTACCGCCTCTGGTACGGGTACGGCATCGAGGCGGCCGCCCCGGCCACCCTGTTCGCAGCCATCCTGATGGGCATGTGCCTGGGCTTCCTGCCGCACAACATGCATCCCGCGCGCATCTTCATGGGCGACTCCGGGTCGATGCTGATCGGGCTGGTGCTGGCCGCGGGCGCCATCTCCATCACCGGGCGGCTGGATCCGGACGCCATGGCCGTGTACTTCGACGGCGAACGCAACGCGACCCACGCGATGGTGCCGGTCTTCATCCCGCTGCTGCTGCCGCTCACGATCATCGCGATCCCGATGGCGGACCTGACGCTGGCGATCGTCCGGCGCACCTGGAACGGCCAGTCGCCGTTCGCGGCGGACCGCGGCCACCTGCACCACCGGCTGCTGGAGATCGGGCACTCGCACAGCCGGGCCGTGCTGATCATGTACTTCTGGTCCGGGCTGATCGCCTTCGGGGCGGTGGCGTACTCCGTGCACTCCGCCTCGATGTGGATCGTGTTCGCGATCGTCGGGCTGAGCGCGGTGGGCCTCGTGCTGCTCCTGCTGCCCCGCTTCACGCCGCGCGCCCCGCGGTGGGCCGAGCGGCTCGTACCGCCCCGCTACCGGCACGCGGAGCGCGCCGCGGAGGCCGCCGCGGAGGCGGCCCTGCAGGACGCCACGGCGCCGGAGCCGGCCCCCGCGCGGATCGTCGCGGGTGTCTCGGGCGTCAACGGCGCCACCGCCATCGGCCGCCGTGCACAGTTCCCCGACCGGCACAAGGCCGAGTCCTCCAGCTGA
- the glyA gene encoding serine hydroxymethyltransferase, with amino-acid sequence MTTVSHPVRPTVAAADFEALRRQDPAIADVLAGEQARQAGGLQLIAAENFTSPAVLAALGSPLANKYAEGYPGRRHHGGCEYADLAERIAVERATALFGSEHANVQPHSGSSAVLAAYAALLRPGDTVLAMGLPYGGHLTHGSPANFSGRWFAFVGYGVDAESGLIDYEQVAALARQHRPKAIVCGSISYPRHPDYAAFRAIADDVGAYLVADAAHPIGLVAGGAAPSPVPYADIVCATTHKVLRGPRGGMLLCGAALAERVDRAVFPFTQGGAQMHTIAAKAVAFGEASGPAFTAYAHQVVTNARVLARTLTAEGLTLTTGGTDTHLITADPAPLGVDGPTARGRLAAAGMVLDTCALPYGDQRGLRLGTAAVTTQGMGAAEMERIGTLFAAALRGDGDVRAEVAELAGRFPPYPSE; translated from the coding sequence ATGACCACCGTCAGCCATCCCGTCCGGCCCACCGTCGCCGCCGCCGACTTCGAGGCGCTGCGGCGCCAGGACCCCGCCATCGCGGACGTCCTCGCGGGCGAGCAGGCACGGCAGGCGGGCGGCCTCCAGCTGATCGCCGCCGAGAACTTCACCTCGCCCGCGGTGCTGGCCGCACTCGGCTCGCCGCTCGCCAACAAGTACGCCGAGGGCTACCCGGGCCGGCGCCACCACGGCGGCTGCGAGTACGCGGACCTCGCCGAGCGGATCGCCGTCGAGCGGGCCACCGCGCTGTTCGGCAGCGAGCACGCCAACGTGCAGCCGCACTCCGGCTCCTCGGCCGTGCTCGCCGCGTACGCGGCCCTGCTGCGCCCGGGCGACACGGTCCTCGCGATGGGACTCCCGTACGGCGGGCACCTCACGCACGGCTCCCCGGCGAACTTCTCCGGCCGCTGGTTCGCGTTCGTCGGCTACGGCGTCGACGCCGAGAGCGGGCTCATCGACTACGAGCAGGTCGCCGCGCTGGCCCGGCAGCACCGCCCCAAGGCAATCGTCTGCGGATCGATCTCCTACCCCCGCCACCCCGACTACGCGGCCTTCCGGGCGATCGCCGACGACGTCGGGGCGTACCTCGTCGCCGACGCCGCGCACCCGATCGGCCTGGTCGCCGGCGGGGCCGCGCCCAGCCCGGTGCCGTACGCCGACATCGTCTGCGCCACCACCCACAAGGTCCTGCGCGGCCCGCGCGGCGGCATGCTGCTGTGCGGTGCGGCGCTCGCCGAACGGGTGGACCGGGCGGTGTTCCCCTTCACGCAGGGCGGCGCGCAGATGCACACCATCGCCGCCAAGGCCGTCGCCTTCGGGGAGGCGTCGGGCCCCGCCTTCACCGCGTACGCCCATCAGGTCGTCACCAATGCGAGGGTTCTCGCGCGGACGCTGACGGCGGAGGGACTCACCCTGACGACGGGCGGCACCGACACCCACCTCATCACCGCCGACCCGGCGCCGCTCGGCGTCGACGGCCCCACCGCCCGCGGCCGGCTCGCGGCCGCCGGGATGGTCCTCGACACCTGCGCGCTGCCCTACGGGGACCAGCGGGGACTGCGCCTGGGCACGGCCGCCGTCACCACCCAGGGCATGGGCGCCGCCGAGATGGAGCGGATCGGGACGCTGTTCGCCGCGGCCCTGCGCGGGGACGGCGACGTACGCGCCGAGGTCGCCGAACTGGCCGGGAGATTTCCCCCGTATCCGTCCGAGTGA
- a CDS encoding arsenate reductase/protein-tyrosine-phosphatase family protein, with translation MSPQGRGIAGTDPFRILHVSTGNVCRSPITERLTRHALIDRLGGVPLPGGLIVESAGTWGHEGAPMEANAAAVLADFGADASGFTGRELLDEHVIRADLVLTATRDHRAQVISMGHSAGLRTFTLKEFTRLVRAIDPATLPPLDDGMAERARALVRAAAALRGWLLAPSAEADEVYDPYGAPISFFRSIGDEINQALEPVVTALTGVGAPH, from the coding sequence GTGAGCCCTCAGGGGCGTGGCATAGCCGGCACGGACCCGTTCCGCATCCTCCACGTCAGCACGGGCAACGTGTGCCGCTCGCCGATCACCGAGCGGCTCACCCGGCACGCCCTGATCGACCGGCTCGGCGGCGTACCGCTGCCCGGCGGCCTGATCGTGGAGAGCGCCGGAACCTGGGGCCACGAGGGCGCGCCCATGGAGGCCAACGCGGCCGCCGTGCTCGCCGACTTCGGCGCGGACGCCTCCGGCTTCACCGGCCGCGAACTCCTGGACGAGCACGTCATACGCGCCGACCTGGTCCTCACCGCGACGCGCGACCACCGGGCCCAGGTCATCTCGATGGGCCACTCGGCGGGCCTGCGCACCTTCACGCTGAAGGAGTTCACGCGCCTGGTGCGCGCCATAGACCCGGCCACCCTCCCGCCCCTGGACGACGGCATGGCCGAGCGCGCCCGAGCCCTGGTCCGGGCCGCTGCGGCGCTGCGCGGCTGGCTGCTGGCCCCCTCGGCCGAGGCCGACGAGGTCTACGACCCGTACGGCGCCCCGATCTCCTTCTTCCGCTCCATCGGCGACGAGATCAACCAGGCCCTGGAGCCGGTCGTCACCGCGCTGACCGGCGTCGGCGCCCCGCACTGA
- a CDS encoding L-threonylcarbamoyladenylate synthase, translating to MARRYDCNDATDRKTGLREAASAVRRGELVVLPTDTLYGIGADAFSAEAVADLLAAKGRGRSMPTPVLIGSPNTLHGLVTDFSEAAWELVDAFWPGALTLVARHQPSLQWDLGDTGGTVAIRMPLHPVAIELLKEVGPMAVSSANLSGQPAPEDCDAAREMLGDSVSVYLDGGPTPGMEPSSIVDVTGKVPVLLREGALSAQQLREVVPDLEVAP from the coding sequence ATGGCCCGGCGATACGACTGCAACGACGCGACGGACCGCAAGACGGGTCTGCGTGAAGCGGCATCAGCCGTGCGCCGGGGTGAGCTGGTCGTGCTGCCCACGGACACCCTCTACGGCATCGGCGCGGACGCCTTCAGTGCGGAGGCCGTCGCCGACCTGCTCGCAGCCAAGGGCCGTGGCCGCTCGATGCCCACCCCCGTGCTCATCGGCTCCCCGAACACCCTCCACGGCCTCGTCACGGACTTCTCCGAGGCCGCGTGGGAGCTCGTCGACGCCTTCTGGCCGGGCGCCCTCACGCTCGTCGCCCGGCACCAGCCCTCCCTGCAGTGGGACCTCGGCGACACCGGCGGCACCGTCGCCATCCGGATGCCGCTGCACCCCGTCGCGATCGAGCTGCTGAAGGAGGTCGGCCCGATGGCCGTCTCCTCCGCCAACCTCTCCGGTCAGCCGGCGCCCGAGGACTGCGACGCCGCCCGCGAGATGCTCGGCGACTCCGTCTCGGTGTACCTGGACGGGGGCCCCACCCCCGGCATGGAGCCGTCGTCGATCGTCGACGTCACCGGCAAGGTGCCCGTCCTGCTCCGGGAAGGCGCCCTGTCGGCCCAGCAGCTGCGGGAGGTCGTACCCGACCTCGAGGTGGCCCCGTGA
- the prmC gene encoding peptide chain release factor N(5)-glutamine methyltransferase: MNLLLAEVAQATQRLAAAGVPSPRFDAEELAAWVHGVKRGELHHVKDADFDARYWEAIARREAREPLQHITGRAFFRYLELQVGPGVFVPRPETESVVDWAIHAVRAMDVVEPLIVDLCTGSGAIALAMAQEVPRSRVHAVELSEDALRWTRKNAEGSRVTVHQGDALSALPELDGQVDLVISNPPYIPLTEWEYVAPEARDHDPEMALFSGEDGLDTIRGLERTAHRLLRPGGVVVIEHADTQGGQVPWIFAEERGWADAADHPDLNNRPRFATARKALP, translated from the coding sequence GTGAACCTGCTGCTCGCGGAGGTGGCCCAGGCCACCCAGCGGCTGGCCGCCGCCGGCGTGCCCTCACCGCGCTTCGACGCCGAGGAGCTCGCCGCGTGGGTGCACGGCGTCAAGCGGGGTGAACTCCACCACGTCAAGGACGCGGACTTCGACGCCCGCTACTGGGAGGCCATCGCGCGCCGCGAGGCCCGCGAACCCCTCCAGCACATCACCGGGCGGGCCTTCTTCCGCTACCTGGAGCTCCAGGTCGGCCCCGGGGTGTTCGTACCGCGCCCCGAGACCGAGTCCGTCGTGGACTGGGCCATACACGCCGTACGGGCCATGGACGTGGTCGAGCCGCTCATCGTGGACCTGTGCACCGGCTCCGGGGCCATCGCCCTCGCCATGGCACAGGAGGTGCCGCGCTCACGCGTGCACGCCGTCGAGCTGTCCGAGGACGCCCTGCGCTGGACCCGCAAGAACGCCGAGGGCTCCCGGGTCACCGTGCACCAGGGCGACGCCCTGAGCGCGCTGCCCGAACTCGACGGCCAGGTCGACCTGGTCATCTCCAACCCGCCGTACATCCCGCTCACCGAATGGGAGTACGTCGCCCCGGAGGCCCGCGACCACGACCCCGAGATGGCGCTGTTCTCCGGCGAGGACGGCCTCGACACCATCCGCGGCCTGGAGCGCACCGCGCACCGGCTGCTGCGCCCCGGCGGCGTCGTCGTCATCGAGCACGCCGACACCCAGGGCGGCCAGGTCCCGTGGATCTTCGCCGAGGAGCGGGGCTGGGCCGATGCCGCCGACCACCCCGACCTGAACAACCGGCCGCGCTTCGCCACCGCCCGCAAGGCGCTGCCGTGA
- the prfA gene encoding peptide chain release factor 1 has protein sequence MFEAVEDLIGEHADLEKQLADPSVHSDQANARKLNKRYAELTPIVGTFRAWKQAGEDIETAKEFAADDPDFAAEVKELTAQREALTEKLRLLLVPRDPSDDKDILLEIKAGAGGDESALFAGDLLRMYLRYAERIGWKTEIIDYTESELGGYKDVQVSVRTKGGQGATEPGQGVWARMKYEGGVHRVQRVPATESAGRIHTSAAGVLVTPEAEDVEVEINMNDLRIDVYRSSGPGGQSVNTTDSAVRITHIPTGVVASCQNEKSQLQNKEQAMRILRSRLLAAAQEAAEQEASDARRSQVRTVDRSEKIRTYNFPENRISDHRVGFKSYNLDQVLDGDLDAVIQACVDADSAAKLAAAQ, from the coding sequence ATGTTCGAAGCGGTCGAGGATCTGATCGGCGAGCACGCCGATCTCGAGAAGCAGCTCGCCGACCCTTCGGTCCACTCAGACCAGGCGAACGCGCGCAAGCTCAACAAGCGCTACGCCGAGCTGACCCCCATCGTGGGCACCTTCCGCGCCTGGAAGCAGGCCGGTGAGGACATCGAGACGGCCAAGGAGTTCGCGGCCGACGACCCGGACTTCGCCGCCGAGGTCAAGGAGCTGACCGCACAGCGCGAGGCGCTCACCGAGAAGCTGCGCCTGCTGCTGGTCCCGCGCGACCCCAGCGACGACAAGGACATCCTCCTGGAGATCAAGGCGGGCGCGGGCGGCGACGAGTCCGCCCTGTTCGCCGGCGACCTCCTGCGCATGTACCTGCGGTACGCCGAGCGCATCGGCTGGAAGACCGAGATCATCGACTACACGGAGTCCGAGCTCGGCGGCTACAAGGACGTCCAGGTCTCCGTCCGCACCAAGGGCGGCCAGGGCGCCACCGAGCCCGGCCAGGGCGTCTGGGCCCGGATGAAGTACGAGGGCGGAGTGCACCGCGTGCAGCGCGTGCCCGCCACCGAGTCCGCGGGCCGCATCCACACCTCCGCCGCCGGCGTCCTCGTGACCCCCGAGGCCGAGGACGTCGAGGTCGAGATCAACATGAACGACCTGCGCATCGACGTGTACCGCTCCTCCGGCCCCGGCGGCCAGTCCGTCAACACCACCGACTCCGCCGTGCGCATCACGCACATCCCCACCGGCGTCGTCGCCTCCTGCCAGAACGAGAAGAGCCAGCTCCAGAACAAGGAGCAGGCCATGCGCATCCTGCGCTCGCGGCTGCTCGCCGCCGCCCAGGAGGCCGCCGAGCAGGAAGCGTCCGACGCGCGGCGCAGCCAGGTGCGCACCGTCGACCGTTCCGAGAAGATCCGTACGTACAACTTCCCGGAGAACCGGATCTCGGACCACCGGGTCGGCTTCAAGTCGTACAACCTGGACCAGGTGCTCGACGGCGACCTCGACGCGGTCATCCAGGCCTGCGTCGACGCCGACTCCGCCGCGAAGCTCGCGGCAGCCCAGTAA
- the rpmE gene encoding 50S ribosomal protein L31 encodes MKRDVHPEYVETQVSCTCGASFTTRSTLTEGTIRAEVCSECHPFYTGKQKILDTGGRVARFEARFGKAAGSK; translated from the coding sequence TTGAAGCGCGATGTTCACCCCGAGTACGTCGAGACCCAGGTCAGCTGCACCTGTGGCGCGTCGTTCACGACTCGCAGCACCCTGACCGAGGGCACCATCCGTGCCGAGGTCTGCTCCGAGTGCCACCCGTTCTACACGGGCAAGCAGAAGATCCTCGACACCGGTGGCCGCGTGGCCCGCTTCGAGGCCCGCTTCGGCAAGGCTGCCGGCTCGAAGTAG
- a CDS encoding LCP family protein produces the protein MTEQSSGRAGIRTAGRGRRRKRASGRRKAFAIVAWTAAGVVVLGGAGLGYFYVKFNGNLKSVDIDAALGNDRPADIDNGSMDILVLGSDSRGGANSEYGRDDGGSARSDTAMIVHVYEGHKKASVISIPRDTLVTRPSCATESGKTDPGGERSMFNESFTIGGAACAVKTVESMSGVRMDHYLEVDFDGFKKIIDKLGGVSITTTKPIKDKASHLDLQAGPHKLDGEQALGLVRTRKSVGDGSDLGRIQLQQAFIKALIKQVKSIGVFDNPKRLLDLADTGTKAITTDSKLADVKDLMGFASGLAQIESHDLQMITLPVGADAIDPNRVVPLEKETAQVWQALLQDRPIPASATEKSAGDKGTAGSLVKE, from the coding sequence ATGACCGAGCAGAGCAGCGGCCGGGCCGGCATACGCACGGCCGGGCGCGGGCGGCGCCGCAAACGGGCGTCCGGGCGCCGCAAGGCGTTCGCGATCGTCGCCTGGACGGCGGCAGGCGTGGTCGTACTCGGGGGCGCGGGCCTCGGCTACTTCTACGTGAAGTTCAACGGGAACCTGAAGAGCGTCGACATCGACGCGGCCCTCGGCAACGACCGGCCCGCCGACATCGACAACGGATCCATGGACATCCTCGTCCTCGGCTCCGACTCCCGCGGCGGAGCGAACTCCGAGTACGGCCGCGACGACGGCGGCTCGGCCCGCTCCGACACCGCGATGATCGTCCACGTGTACGAGGGCCACAAGAAGGCCTCCGTCATCTCGATCCCCCGGGACACCCTGGTCACCCGCCCCTCGTGCGCGACCGAGAGCGGCAAGACCGACCCCGGCGGCGAGCGCAGCATGTTCAACGAGTCGTTCACCATCGGCGGCGCCGCCTGCGCGGTCAAGACCGTCGAGTCGATGTCCGGGGTCCGCATGGACCACTACCTCGAAGTCGACTTCGACGGCTTCAAGAAGATCATCGACAAGCTCGGCGGGGTCAGCATCACGACCACCAAGCCGATCAAGGACAAGGCCAGCCACCTCGACCTCCAGGCCGGCCCCCACAAACTCGACGGCGAGCAGGCCCTCGGCCTCGTACGCACCCGCAAGAGCGTCGGCGACGGCAGCGACCTCGGCCGCATCCAGCTCCAGCAGGCCTTCATCAAGGCGCTCATCAAGCAGGTCAAGAGCATCGGCGTGTTCGACAACCCGAAGCGGCTCCTCGACCTCGCGGACACCGGCACCAAGGCCATCACCACCGACAGCAAGCTCGCCGACGTCAAGGACCTCATGGGCTTCGCGTCGGGCCTCGCGCAGATCGAGTCCCACGACCTCCAGATGATCACCCTGCCGGTCGGCGCGGACGCCATCGACCCCAACCGGGTGGTCCCCCTGGAGAAGGAGACCGCGCAGGTCTGGCAGGCCCTCCTGCAGGACCGGCCCATCCCCGCCTCGGCCACCGAGAAGTCCGCGGGCGACAAGGGAACCGCGGGTTCCCTCGTCAAGGAATAG